The Coccidioides posadasii str. Silveira chromosome 5, complete sequence genome has a segment encoding these proteins:
- a CDS encoding uncharacterized protein (EggNog:ENOG410PVVM~COG:S) translates to MATPLAAGVPYCPANLREDEWYIRVGKSLFPLAYFADRDVPLEAEQIHVLRKQMGSVVVERDSSYVTKFGGSIRRSEEHAMMLVAKHTSVPVPRVFNSDIRDDYGQITMSIIPGKSLDKLWASLNEVTKLKICRKIWGLLAQLRSIPRPPECDGLFQCSADGSSSTDPLLEDLGPPPHRPILTDEELRARIYERYIHFGGRLYEHTLPDMLPRSSRSVFTHADIAPRNIMVDKERQITGILDWEFAGWYPDYWEYTQMMRPGDEVTSDWQRFMDLTAPEKWDLSGVNAVRKILF, encoded by the coding sequence ATGGCAACGCCACTCGCTGCCGGAGTTCCCTACTGCCCCGCCAACCTGCGGGAGGATGAATGGTACATTAGAGTTGGAAAATCGTTGTTTCCGCTTGCCTATTTTGCAGATAGGGATGTTCCTCTGGAAGCAGAGCAGATTCACGTTCTACGCAAGCAGATGGGCAGTGTTGTGGTGGAACGAGACTCATCCTATGTCACGAAATTTGGTGGCTCAATCCGTCGATCCGAGGAGCACGCCATGATGCTGGTGGCCAAGCACACTTCTGTGCCTGTCCCAAGAGTATTTAATTCAGACATCAGGGATGATTATGGCCAGATAACTATGTCCATCATTCCTGGAAAGTCCCTCGACAAGTTATGGGCGTCCCTGAACGAGGTGACAAAGCTGAAGATATGTCGGAAAATCTGGGGCCTACTTGCCCAACTCCGAAGTATCCCGCGACCACCAGAGTGCGACGGCCTTTTCCAATGCTCTGCGGATGGCTCAAGCTCAACAGACCCACTTCTTGAAGACCTTGGTCCGCCACCCCATAGACCAATCCTCACAGATGAAGAACTTAGGGCACGCATCTACGAGCGATACATCCACTTTGGCGGCCGGCTCTACGAGCATACATTGCCAGATATGCTCCCGAGATCGTCACGCTCAGTCTTTACACACGCTGATATTGCTCCAAGAAATATCATGGTGGACAAAGAGCGCCAAATAACAGGGATTCTTGACTGGGAGTTTGCGGGATGGTACCCAGATTATTGGGAATATACCCAAATGATGAGACCTGGTGACGAGGTCACCTCTGACTGGCAGAGGTTTATGGATCTCACAGCTCCAGAGAAATGGGATCTTAGTGGTGTCAATGCCGTCAGAAAGATTTTGTTTTGA
- a CDS encoding uncharacterized protein (EggNog:ENOG410PVGN~COG:S~TransMembrane:1 (o301-320i)) — protein MRRSPRPVGSDNNSGSTTDVPDIFSDNATDESSDSVSEPDSDDSLEDLSDNNSILDDEEEWELPVAYFLQEAECLNISQLQQKCYSPRTQAKLDETQDYWDWFCREGNYDPAKHFHWLSNSKETVCFFKAFFSWQCSRRRNKKGGRTPGIQYKSSLETFWKWWHLVYKAEVGHGLSKDLIVKILDVLAIVAQEKDLHSGRRPKATMYIEDVAEFARVLLLTMEMTFQFGWLRIQLLLFCQLAAITGSHPGALLNLHYWDLELTLIRHPDGGRPRLFIYLTPRFTKTFLGEKEENTFPIPEIIFDLTLVLSPHVFLLGMLFRIQAFKNISKDGLVLDCPKNLYNLGVLDGLGEQPLRLKDEILDHFVFCQGMRQSDGLRIALEERLMEGALQYQMKQGGEITGFEQVTKLYGLRYGTAKAFNDSHELSADVMNELQNVMLQHVSIDTFIKHYSVGIHVDAQAIVQGLPAQKQLMCCVNNIPRVRTLQTRVCERKQFQDKMKQAFETAEQDFEQSFSDYQNQKKVKKELPAPAQQALDCVVKSEEEYRGAVWRHLWAQHVSQNEWQRQHNHLVRENLERYKNKQPVIDCERQLAGKFLNDEVKGALE, from the exons ATGCGGCGCTCCCCTCGACCGGTCGGCTCTGACAACAACAGTGGCAGCACCACTGATGTACCAGACATCTTCTCTGACAATGCTACTGATGAATCCTCAGACAGTGTGTCTGAGCCAGACAGTGATGACAGCCTGGAAGATCTTTCTGACAACAATTCAATCttggatgatgaggaggaatGGGAACTCCCTGTGGCGTACTTCTTACAGGAGGCTGAATGTCTCAACATCTCCCAACTACAACAGAAATGCTACAGCCCAAGGACCCAGGCTAAGTTGGATGAGACACAGGATTACTGGGACTG GTTCTGCCGCGAGGGCAACTACGACCCTGCCAAACATTTCCATTGGCTTTCCAACTCCAAGGAGACAGTCTGTTTCTTCAAAGCTTTCTTCTCATGGCAATGCAGTCGGCGACGAAACAAAAAAGGGGGCCGGACACCAGGAATACAATACAAAAGCTCGCTGGAGACATTCTGGAAGTGGTGGCATCTGGTTTACAAGGCAGAGGTAGGCCACGGCTTAAGCAAAGACCTCATTGTCAAGATTCTGGAT GTACTGGCAATTGTTGCTCAAGAGAAGGACCTCCATTCTGGACGCCGACCAAAAGCGACGATGTACATTGAAGATGTGGCGGAGTTCGCTCGCGTGCTATTGTTGACAATGGAGATGACTTTTCAGTTTGGGTGGCTTCGGATACAACTCCTCCTCTTCTGCCAGCTGGCAGCCATCACAGGCAGCCACCCTGGGGCTCTGCTGAACTTACATTATTGGGATCTTGAGCTGACTCTCATCCGTCACCCAGACGGAGGGCGCCCACGATTATTTATTTACTTAACCCCAAGGTTTACCAAGACATTTCTAGGCGAGAAGGAAGA GAATACCTTCCCTATTCCTGAAATCATCTTTGACCTGACATTGGTCCTCAGTCCTCATGTGTTCCTTCTCGGGATGCTGTTCCGTATCCAGGCGTTCAAGAATATCTCCAAAGACGGCCTAGTGTTGGACTGTCCCAAAAATCTGTATAACCTTGGTGTTCTGGATGGGCTTGGAGAACAGCCGCTGAGATTGAAAGATGAAATTCTTGATCACTTTGTGTTCTGTCAGGGAATGCGCCAATCCGACGGACTTCGAATTGCTTTGGAGGAGCGACTAATGGAAGGAGCCCTGCAATATCAGATGAAACAGGGAGGCGAAATCACAGGGTTTGAACAGGTCACAAAGCTGTATGGTCTCCGTTATGGGACGGCGAAAGCATTTAATGACAGCCATGAGTTATCTG CGGATGTGATGAACGAGCTCCAGAACGTGATGTTGCAGCATGTGAGCATTGACACCTTCATTAAACATTATAGCGTGGGCATCCATGTTGATGCTCAGGCCATTGTCCAGGGACTGCCGGCTCAGAAACAGCTGATGTG TTGCGTCAACAACATCCCGCGCGTGCGAACACTGCAGACGCGGGTCTGTGAAAGAAAACAATTTCAGGACAAGATGAAGCAGGCTTTCGAGACAGCAGAACAGGACTTTGAGCAAAGCTTCAGTGATTACCAGAATCagaagaaagtgaagaagGAGCTACCAGCTCCTGCTCAACAGGCGCTTGACTGTGTGGTGAAGTCCGAGGAAGAGTACAGAGGGGCGGTCTGGAGGCATCTCTGGGCACAgcatgtgtctcagaatgAGTGGCAACGGCAACATAACCACTTAGTGCGTGAGAATCTGGAAAGATATAAGAACAAGCAGCCAGTGATTGACTGCGAGAGGCAACTTGCTGGGAAGTTCTTGAATGATGAGGTGAAGGGTGCTCTGGAGTGA